A genomic window from Variovorax paradoxus includes:
- a CDS encoding class I adenylate-forming enzyme family protein — protein MQKIHQLLEARAARTPEAVFLFEPGATTTYAALQSMVDAATNDLLVAGVRPTDRVVLVAENCAAHIALLMACSGVGAWSCGVNARMSPGEVAAIAERADARLCYFTTGASEAAEKHARRAGAESSALEGVMRSTVRDEARTEPDPALADTAAIIFTSGTSGTPKGVMVSHRGLLHFGRVSAQVRALSEHDRAYAFLPMTHIFGIGTVLMAALTGGAALVLRGSFSPADMLQALAHEQVSNLLGPPTMYARLLAHIEAERVEPRFPQLRYVYTGSAPLDPALKQRVEQLFGQPLHYGYGLSEYAGSVFLTRTESPRADTSAGYAVEGGEARIVTLDGNDAAPGDTGEIWLRGPGLMLGYFRDAAATAQVMRPGGWYATGDLGRFGSDGALFVVGRLKEMIIRSGFNVYPAEIEAVIGRFDGVHLCAVVGVPEADGNEQVVAFVELKPGAALDEAALRAHLVEHLSPYKRPARIEVIDAMPTTANGKLLKRELQARCAPFSDIPNR, from the coding sequence ATGCAGAAAATTCATCAGTTGTTGGAGGCACGCGCGGCTCGCACGCCGGAGGCTGTCTTTCTTTTCGAACCCGGTGCAACGACGACGTATGCGGCGCTGCAATCGATGGTCGATGCCGCCACAAACGACCTGCTGGTCGCCGGCGTGCGGCCGACCGATCGCGTGGTGCTGGTGGCCGAGAACTGTGCCGCGCACATCGCGTTGCTCATGGCCTGCAGCGGCGTCGGGGCGTGGTCGTGCGGCGTGAATGCGCGCATGTCGCCGGGTGAGGTCGCGGCCATTGCCGAGCGTGCGGATGCTCGGCTTTGCTACTTCACGACCGGGGCGTCCGAAGCTGCTGAAAAGCATGCGCGGAGGGCCGGTGCAGAGTCTTCCGCGCTCGAAGGCGTGATGCGCTCGACGGTGCGCGACGAAGCGCGTACCGAGCCCGATCCGGCATTGGCCGACACGGCCGCCATCATCTTCACTTCCGGTACCTCGGGCACGCCCAAGGGCGTGATGGTGTCGCACCGCGGCCTGCTGCATTTCGGCCGCGTCTCGGCCCAGGTGCGAGCCCTGAGCGAGCATGACCGCGCCTATGCCTTCCTGCCGATGACGCACATCTTCGGCATCGGCACGGTGCTGATGGCCGCGCTCACGGGCGGTGCCGCGCTGGTGCTGCGCGGCAGCTTCTCGCCGGCCGATATGCTGCAGGCGCTGGCGCACGAGCAGGTGTCGAACCTGCTCGGGCCGCCGACGATGTATGCGCGCCTGCTGGCTCACATCGAGGCGGAGCGCGTGGAGCCGCGCTTTCCGCAGCTGCGCTACGTGTACACCGGTTCCGCGCCGCTCGACCCCGCGCTCAAGCAGCGCGTGGAGCAGCTGTTCGGCCAGCCGCTGCACTATGGCTACGGGCTGTCCGAGTACGCGGGCTCGGTGTTTCTCACGCGCACCGAATCACCGCGCGCGGACACCTCGGCGGGCTACGCGGTGGAGGGCGGCGAAGCCCGCATCGTGACCCTCGACGGCAACGACGCCGCACCCGGCGACACCGGCGAGATCTGGCTGCGCGGACCCGGCCTCATGCTCGGCTACTTCCGCGATGCCGCTGCCACGGCGCAGGTGATGCGCCCCGGCGGCTGGTACGCCACCGGCGATCTCGGGCGCTTCGGCAGCGACGGTGCGCTGTTCGTGGTCGGCAGGCTGAAGGAAATGATCATCCGCTCGGGCTTCAACGTGTACCCGGCGGAGATCGAGGCGGTGATCGGCCGTTTCGACGGCGTGCACCTGTGCGCGGTGGTCGGCGTGCCCGAGGCCGATGGCAACGAGCAGGTCGTCGCCTTCGTCGAGCTGAAGCCCGGCGCCGCGCTCGACGAAGCGGCTCTGCGCGCGCACCTTGTCGAGCACCTGTCGCCTTACAAACGCCCGGCCCGCATCGAGGTGATCGATGCGATGCCCACCACGGCCAACGGGAAGCTGCTCAAGCGCGAATTGCAGGCGCGTTGCGCGCCGTTTTCGGACATTCCCAACCGGTGA
- a CDS encoding Bug family tripartite tricarboxylate transporter substrate binding protein, which translates to MTSTHFSRRQLMAAMAGSAALAALPHRAFAQQPLPPLIKLVVGYSAGGPVDGAARLLAPALSQELGTQVIVDNRPGASGSLGGDAVAKAAPDGTMLFFGASPTITINPNVQRKMAFDPMKDLTPIAPLVDYTNVLVINNEVPVRNLAELLAYAKARPGKVFYGSAGVGASNHLSGALLEKMTGVQLTHVPYKGSAPALADVMGGTVTMMFDIIATSKPFIQTGKVRALAVTSRQRNRMLPDVPTMIESGVPGYDVGGWFGLYGPARMDPALVARMNAAAQKMLAREDIAHRLREQGYDVWSGAADLLATKGKSDRQLWATASKGIEAE; encoded by the coding sequence ATGACATCGACTCACTTCTCGCGCCGCCAGCTGATGGCCGCGATGGCAGGCAGCGCGGCGCTGGCCGCATTGCCGCACCGTGCTTTCGCGCAGCAGCCCCTGCCGCCGCTCATCAAGCTGGTGGTCGGCTATTCCGCCGGCGGCCCGGTCGACGGCGCCGCGCGCCTGCTCGCGCCCGCGCTGAGCCAGGAGCTGGGCACGCAGGTCATCGTCGATAACCGCCCCGGCGCCAGCGGCTCGCTGGGCGGCGACGCGGTGGCCAAGGCCGCGCCCGACGGCACGATGCTGTTCTTCGGCGCGAGCCCGACCATCACCATCAACCCGAACGTGCAGCGCAAGATGGCCTTCGATCCGATGAAGGACCTGACGCCCATCGCACCGCTGGTGGACTACACCAACGTGCTCGTCATCAACAACGAAGTGCCGGTGCGCAACCTCGCCGAGCTGCTGGCCTACGCGAAGGCGCGGCCCGGCAAGGTGTTCTACGGCTCGGCGGGCGTGGGCGCGTCCAACCACCTGAGCGGCGCGCTGCTGGAGAAGATGACCGGCGTGCAGCTCACGCACGTGCCCTACAAGGGCAGCGCGCCGGCGCTCGCCGATGTGATGGGCGGCACCGTGACCATGATGTTCGACATCATCGCCACCTCGAAGCCCTTCATCCAGACGGGCAAGGTGCGCGCGCTGGCCGTTACCTCGCGCCAGCGCAACCGCATGCTGCCGGATGTGCCGACCATGATCGAGTCGGGTGTGCCCGGCTACGACGTGGGCGGCTGGTTCGGCCTCTACGGCCCGGCGCGCATGGACCCGGCGCTGGTCGCGCGCATGAACGCCGCCGCGCAGAAGATGCTGGCGCGCGAGGACATCGCGCACCGGCTGCGCGAGCAGGGCTACGACGTGTGGTCGGGAGCGGCTGATCTGCTGGCGACAAAGGGCAAGTCAGACCGCCAGCTCTGGGCGACGGCGTCCAAGGGCATCGAGGCGGAATAG
- a CDS encoding acyl-CoA dehydrogenase, with protein MDLESLSAVRESALDYFVRSRAIQRRRARMEQPDADEAEGWGDIVALGWPGMLAPESAGGLALGLDGAAEILRAAGEHVAPESLLAVAGLSALLLARLGTPGADALLAELVAGRSLPALAWQESAGDLSAVPLACGCEVRPGHTGGVLLQGEKLMVLPGAAASGWLVSARGEDDAVLLWVPRGTEGVTEVLVPLVDGSKASNLRFEQVALPGSAVLAEGPAAQDALRHALAAGQILQSAELLGAGQAMLAQTLAYLRTRSQFGKPIGSFQALQHRCVDMFIHLEVAQATLNEVLALAAQGLPAERMEAEASRVNARCTAAALQASRASVQLHGAIGYTQECDLSLFYKRVLCLSAWLGNVSAHQRRHASLSGDAEATVSAAEWQGEFPRTSDWSAMPEADFRHMVRAFLQQRYPPQLRYLSHRARWSEMREWYLTLSAQGWIAPAWPQAHGGMGLPADKLIAWIEELEQHGVARAPDQGIVMIGPLLIQHGTPEQQQRFLPRILSGEHVWCQGYSEPNAGSDLAGLRTEALPARDAQGDHFVVNGQKIWTTLAQDANHIFMLVRTDKDARKQEGISFLLCDLRTQGITIRPIHTLAGEPEFCEVFFDNVRVPAENLVGKLHGGWTIAKALLGFERIFLGSPKQSQYALGQLARLAQARRLFADPVFAQRFAALRLDVLDLSAAYTGFANIVRAGKPLPASVSLLKIWASETYHRIGALLVEAGEEQGAVAGDQLLDGQSFNVLSSLIGSTAAMIYGGTNEIQRNILARQVLDLPA; from the coding sequence ATGGATCTTGAATCACTTTCGGCAGTGCGCGAATCGGCGCTCGACTACTTCGTTCGCAGCCGCGCCATCCAGCGGCGGCGCGCGCGCATGGAACAACCTGATGCCGACGAGGCCGAAGGCTGGGGCGACATCGTCGCGCTGGGCTGGCCCGGCATGCTGGCGCCCGAATCGGCTGGCGGGCTCGCGTTGGGGCTCGACGGCGCCGCGGAAATCCTGCGGGCCGCGGGTGAGCATGTCGCGCCCGAGTCGCTGCTGGCCGTGGCTGGCCTCAGCGCGCTGTTGTTGGCGCGGCTCGGCACGCCGGGCGCGGATGCCCTGCTCGCTGAATTGGTCGCGGGCCGCAGCCTGCCTGCGCTGGCGTGGCAGGAAAGCGCGGGCGACCTGAGTGCGGTGCCGCTGGCCTGCGGCTGCGAAGTACGGCCCGGGCACACAGGCGGCGTGCTGCTGCAAGGCGAAAAACTCATGGTGCTGCCCGGCGCGGCTGCCAGCGGCTGGCTGGTGTCGGCGCGCGGTGAAGACGACGCGGTGCTGCTGTGGGTGCCGCGCGGCACCGAAGGCGTGACGGAGGTGCTGGTGCCGCTGGTCGATGGCAGCAAGGCATCGAACCTGCGCTTCGAACAGGTCGCGCTGCCGGGTAGCGCAGTGCTGGCCGAAGGCCCGGCTGCGCAAGACGCCCTGCGCCATGCCCTCGCGGCCGGCCAGATCCTGCAATCGGCCGAGCTGCTGGGTGCGGGGCAGGCCATGCTGGCGCAGACGCTGGCCTACCTGCGCACCCGCTCGCAGTTCGGCAAGCCCATCGGCAGCTTCCAGGCGCTGCAGCACCGCTGCGTCGACATGTTCATCCACCTCGAAGTGGCGCAGGCCACGTTGAACGAGGTGCTGGCTCTGGCGGCACAGGGTTTGCCGGCGGAGCGGATGGAAGCCGAGGCGAGCCGCGTCAACGCGCGCTGTACAGCTGCCGCACTACAGGCCTCCCGTGCGTCCGTGCAGTTGCATGGTGCCATCGGCTACACGCAGGAGTGCGACCTGAGCCTGTTCTACAAGCGCGTGCTGTGCCTGTCGGCCTGGCTGGGCAACGTCAGCGCGCACCAGCGCCGGCATGCGTCGCTGTCGGGTGATGCGGAAGCCACAGTGAGTGCTGCCGAGTGGCAAGGCGAGTTCCCGCGCACCTCGGATTGGTCTGCGATGCCCGAGGCCGACTTCCGCCACATGGTGCGCGCCTTCCTGCAGCAGCGCTATCCGCCGCAACTGCGCTACCTCTCGCATCGCGCGCGCTGGAGCGAGATGCGCGAGTGGTATCTCACGCTGTCGGCGCAAGGCTGGATCGCGCCCGCGTGGCCGCAGGCGCATGGCGGCATGGGCCTGCCGGCGGACAAGCTCATCGCGTGGATCGAGGAGCTGGAGCAGCACGGCGTGGCGCGCGCGCCCGACCAGGGCATCGTGATGATCGGCCCGTTGCTCATCCAGCACGGCACGCCCGAGCAGCAGCAGCGCTTTCTGCCGCGCATTTTGAGCGGCGAGCATGTCTGGTGCCAGGGCTATTCGGAGCCCAATGCCGGTTCCGATCTGGCGGGCCTGCGCACCGAAGCCTTGCCTGCGCGCGATGCGCAAGGCGATCATTTCGTCGTCAACGGCCAGAAGATCTGGACCACGCTCGCGCAGGACGCCAATCACATCTTCATGCTCGTACGCACCGACAAAGACGCGCGCAAGCAGGAGGGCATCAGCTTCCTGCTGTGCGACCTGCGCACGCAGGGCATCACCATCCGGCCGATTCACACACTGGCCGGCGAACCCGAGTTCTGCGAAGTGTTCTTCGACAACGTGCGCGTGCCGGCAGAGAACCTCGTGGGCAAGCTGCATGGCGGCTGGACCATCGCGAAGGCACTGCTGGGCTTCGAGCGCATCTTCCTGGGCAGCCCCAAGCAGTCGCAGTACGCGTTGGGCCAGTTGGCGCGGCTGGCGCAGGCGCGGCGCCTGTTTGCCGACCCGGTGTTCGCGCAGCGCTTCGCGGCGCTGCGGCTCGACGTGCTCGACCTGTCGGCCGCCTACACGGGCTTCGCGAACATCGTGCGCGCCGGCAAGCCGCTGCCGGCTTCGGTGTCGCTGCTGAAGATCTGGGCGAGCGAGACCTATCACCGCATCGGTGCGTTGCTGGTCGAGGCGGGCGAAGAGCAGGGCGCCGTGGCCGGCGACCAGTTGCTCGACGGGCAGAGCTTCAACGTGCTCTCTTCGCTCATCGGCTCCACCGCCGCAATGATCTACGGCGGCACCAACGAGATACAGCGCAACATCCTCGCGCGGCAGGTGCTCGACCTGCCGGCCTGA
- a CDS encoding citryl-CoA lyase — translation MTKIKKSLHTELGHSTPDKITVRGRDLPSEILGHLNLGDMAFLELTGRIPTPQESVTFNAIVVTLVEHGITPSALAARLTYAGAPEALQAAVAAGLCGLGTVFVGSTEGAAKMLYEAIPFGEKPTRPLADMAKDIVADHRARKQIVPGLGHPLHKPIDPRTPRLFQIAAENGLSTHYVALMQAVQEEAEHVSGKSLPINATGAIGAIAAEFGFPWKIIRGFGVMARAIGLVGHILEEIDDPMAIEIWQRVEKEAGGPRQD, via the coding sequence ATGACCAAGATCAAGAAATCCCTGCACACCGAACTGGGCCACAGCACGCCCGACAAGATCACCGTGCGCGGGCGCGACCTGCCTTCGGAAATCCTCGGCCACCTGAATCTCGGCGACATGGCCTTCCTGGAGCTGACAGGGCGCATCCCGACGCCGCAGGAATCCGTCACGTTCAACGCCATCGTCGTCACGCTGGTGGAGCACGGCATCACGCCCAGCGCGCTGGCCGCGCGCCTCACCTACGCTGGCGCACCCGAAGCGCTGCAAGCCGCCGTGGCTGCCGGTCTTTGCGGCCTGGGCACGGTGTTCGTCGGCAGCACCGAGGGCGCCGCCAAGATGCTCTACGAAGCGATTCCCTTCGGCGAGAAGCCCACGCGCCCGCTCGCCGACATGGCAAAAGACATCGTGGCCGACCACCGCGCGCGCAAGCAGATCGTGCCGGGCCTCGGTCATCCGCTGCACAAGCCCATCGACCCACGCACGCCGCGCCTCTTTCAGATCGCGGCGGAGAACGGGCTCTCCACGCACTACGTCGCGCTGATGCAGGCGGTGCAGGAAGAAGCCGAGCACGTGTCGGGCAAGTCGCTGCCGATCAACGCGACCGGAGCCATTGGCGCGATTGCGGCCGAGTTCGGCTTTCCGTGGAAGATCATTCGCGGCTTCGGCGTGATGGCGCGCGCCATCGGCCTCGTGGGCCACATCCTGGAAGAGATCGACGACCCGATGGCCATCGAGATCTGGCAACGCGTGGAAAAAGAAGCCGGTGGCCCCCGCCAGGACTGA
- a CDS encoding acyl-CoA dehydrogenase family protein yields the protein MNNANDKSFPDIRDAVRDLCAQFPDAYFRKIDEARGYPAEFVDALTKAGWMAALIPQEYGGSGLGLTEASVIMEEINRCGGNSGACHGQMYNMGTLLRHGSEAQKRNYLPKIANGELRLQSMGVTEPTTGTDTTKIKTTAVKKGDRYVINGQKVWISRIQHSDLMILLARTTPLADVKKKSEGMSIFIVDLREAIGKGLTVQPILNMVNHETNELFFENLEIPAENLIGEEGQGFKYILDGLNAERTLIAAECIGDGYWFIDRVTAYTKERVVFGRPIGQNQGVQFPIAEAFIEVEAANLMRYEACRLFDAHQPCGAQANMAKYLAAKASWEAANACLQFHGGFGFACEYDIERKFRETRLYQVAPISTNLILSYVAEHMLGLPRSF from the coding sequence ATGAACAACGCCAACGACAAGAGCTTTCCCGACATCCGCGACGCCGTGCGCGACCTTTGCGCGCAGTTTCCCGATGCCTACTTCCGCAAGATCGACGAGGCGCGCGGCTACCCCGCCGAATTCGTCGACGCGCTCACCAAGGCCGGCTGGATGGCCGCGCTGATCCCGCAGGAGTACGGCGGCTCGGGCCTGGGGCTGACCGAGGCCTCGGTGATCATGGAAGAAATCAACCGCTGCGGCGGCAACTCCGGCGCCTGCCACGGCCAGATGTACAACATGGGCACGCTGCTGCGACACGGCAGCGAGGCGCAGAAGCGCAACTACCTGCCGAAGATCGCCAACGGCGAGCTACGCCTGCAGTCGATGGGCGTGACCGAGCCCACCACCGGCACCGACACCACCAAGATCAAGACCACGGCGGTGAAGAAGGGTGACCGCTACGTCATCAACGGCCAGAAGGTGTGGATCTCGCGCATCCAGCATTCGGACCTGATGATTTTGCTGGCGCGCACCACGCCGCTGGCGGACGTGAAGAAGAAGTCCGAAGGCATGTCGATCTTCATCGTCGACCTGCGCGAGGCCATCGGCAAGGGGCTCACGGTGCAGCCCATCCTGAACATGGTGAACCACGAAACCAACGAGCTGTTCTTCGAGAACCTCGAGATTCCAGCCGAGAACCTGATCGGCGAGGAAGGCCAGGGCTTCAAGTACATCCTCGACGGACTCAACGCCGAGCGCACGCTGATCGCGGCCGAATGCATAGGCGACGGCTACTGGTTCATCGACCGGGTAACGGCCTACACCAAGGAGCGCGTGGTGTTCGGTCGGCCCATCGGTCAGAACCAGGGCGTGCAGTTTCCGATTGCCGAGGCGTTCATCGAAGTGGAAGCGGCGAACCTGATGCGCTATGAGGCCTGTCGCCTGTTCGATGCGCACCAGCCCTGCGGCGCGCAGGCCAACATGGCGAAGTACCTTGCGGCCAAGGCGAGCTGGGAGGCGGCCAATGCCTGCCTGCAGTTCCATGGCGGCTTCGGCTTTGCGTGCGAATACGACATCGAGCGCAAATTCCGCGAGACGCGGCTGTACCAGGTGGCGCCGATATCGACCAACCTGATCCTGAGCTACGTGGCTGAGCACATGCTCGGCCTGCCCCGTTCGTTCTGA
- a CDS encoding MmgE/PrpD family protein: MNPVDHPSKVLATFAAELQFADIPAPVLRRTEDLMLDWLGSVLAARTARPVRSIERFAQMMGPADGPSEILTSRRTSSPVFAALVNAAASHFVEQDDVHNGSVFHPAAVVIAPALAVAQSIGASGAQLLTAVVAGYEVGIRVGEFLGRSHYKTFHTTATAGTLAAAAAVGSLLNLTPQQMLHAFGSAGTQSAGVWEFLRDAADSKQLHCAHAAASGLMSAYLAQDGFTGAAKILEGAQGLGVGMSSDADPAKLTDGLGTRWTLAETSFKYHASCRHTHPAADALLQVMTQNKLKPTDVSHVTTHVHQGAIDVLGRVTVPATVHQGKFSMGTVLGLIAVHGRAGLGEFDRDFLAPEVSAFRDKVTMQLDEEVDTAYPARWIGKVSVQTTDGRMLQGRVDEPKGDPGNSLDRAEIEDKMQRLAHYGEGVTADEAKALCQRIWQLASADKVGRWLP; this comes from the coding sequence ATGAACCCCGTCGACCATCCGAGCAAGGTGCTCGCGACCTTCGCCGCTGAACTGCAGTTCGCAGACATCCCTGCCCCCGTGCTGCGTCGCACGGAAGACCTGATGCTCGACTGGCTGGGCTCGGTGCTCGCTGCCCGCACGGCACGGCCGGTGCGCAGCATCGAACGCTTCGCGCAGATGATGGGCCCCGCCGACGGGCCCAGCGAAATACTGACTTCGCGCCGCACCAGCTCGCCGGTGTTCGCTGCGCTGGTCAATGCGGCGGCCTCGCATTTCGTGGAGCAGGACGATGTGCACAACGGCTCGGTGTTCCACCCGGCGGCAGTCGTCATTGCCCCAGCACTCGCCGTTGCGCAGAGCATCGGAGCGAGCGGTGCGCAACTGCTGACCGCTGTTGTCGCGGGCTACGAGGTTGGCATCCGTGTCGGCGAATTCCTCGGCCGCTCGCACTACAAGACCTTCCACACGACCGCGACGGCAGGCACGCTCGCGGCAGCCGCTGCGGTGGGCAGTTTGCTGAACCTCACGCCGCAGCAGATGCTGCATGCCTTCGGCTCGGCCGGCACCCAATCGGCCGGTGTGTGGGAGTTTCTGCGCGACGCGGCCGATTCCAAGCAACTGCACTGCGCGCATGCGGCAGCGAGCGGACTGATGTCGGCTTACCTGGCGCAGGACGGTTTCACCGGCGCGGCGAAGATCCTCGAAGGTGCGCAGGGCCTGGGCGTCGGTATGTCGAGCGATGCAGACCCGGCAAAGCTCACCGACGGCCTCGGCACGCGCTGGACGCTGGCCGAAACTTCCTTCAAATATCACGCCTCCTGCCGCCACACCCACCCCGCCGCCGACGCGCTGTTGCAGGTGATGACGCAGAACAAGCTGAAGCCCACCGACGTGTCGCACGTGACCACGCACGTGCACCAGGGCGCCATCGACGTGCTCGGCCGCGTGACCGTGCCGGCCACCGTGCACCAGGGCAAGTTCTCGATGGGCACAGTGTTGGGCCTCATCGCCGTGCACGGCCGCGCGGGTCTCGGCGAGTTCGACCGCGACTTTCTAGCGCCCGAGGTATCTGCCTTCCGCGACAAGGTGACGATGCAGCTCGACGAAGAAGTCGACACCGCCTACCCCGCACGCTGGATCGGCAAGGTCAGCGTGCAGACCACCGACGGCCGCATGCTGCAAGGCCGTGTGGACGAACCCAAAGGCGACCCCGGCAACAGCCTGGATCGCGCGGAGATCGAAGACAAGATGCAGCGCCTGGCGCACTACGGCGAGGGCGTGACGGCCGACGAGGCGAAGGCGCTGTGCCAGCGCATCTGGCAACTGGCGAGCGCCGACAAAGTGGGCCGCTGGCTGCCCTGA
- a CDS encoding LysR family transcriptional regulator produces MNLHFDLFDLKLFVYVADARSLTRGAEKACISLAAASTRIKQMEEAVGGKLLHRSAQGVSLTAAGQAVLYHAKRVMQQMEHLRCDMQDFGKGIKGHVRVFANTTSITEYLPQKLAGFLTQHPAVQVDLREYLSEEIVRAVADGEADIGILAGDVHTGDFDARPFGSNQLVLVVPTTHHLAGASSVAFADTLDEQHVGLHHGSAIHRFLQRRAELAGRGFNPRIQVSSFEAICLMIEAGVGVGVLPASSAQRLSMAMRISTVALSDAWAERELKLIARNREQLPASARELFDHLVAP; encoded by the coding sequence GTGAACCTGCACTTCGACCTGTTCGACCTGAAACTGTTCGTCTACGTGGCGGACGCGCGCAGCCTCACGCGCGGCGCCGAGAAGGCCTGCATCTCGCTGGCCGCCGCCTCCACCCGCATCAAGCAGATGGAAGAGGCCGTGGGCGGCAAGCTGCTGCACCGTAGCGCGCAGGGCGTGAGCCTCACGGCTGCGGGGCAGGCGGTGCTGTACCACGCCAAGCGCGTGATGCAGCAGATGGAGCACCTGCGCTGCGACATGCAGGACTTCGGCAAGGGCATCAAGGGCCATGTGCGCGTGTTCGCCAACACCACCTCGATCACCGAATACCTGCCGCAGAAGCTGGCCGGCTTCCTCACGCAGCATCCCGCCGTGCAGGTCGACCTGCGCGAATACCTGAGCGAAGAGATCGTGCGCGCGGTGGCCGACGGCGAGGCCGACATCGGCATCCTTGCTGGCGACGTGCACACGGGCGATTTCGATGCGCGCCCGTTTGGCAGCAACCAGCTCGTGCTGGTCGTGCCCACCACGCACCACCTTGCGGGCGCATCTTCGGTGGCCTTTGCCGACACGCTCGACGAGCAGCACGTGGGCCTGCACCACGGCAGCGCCATCCACCGCTTCCTGCAGCGGCGCGCCGAACTCGCTGGGCGGGGATTCAACCCGCGCATCCAGGTCAGCAGCTTCGAGGCCATCTGCCTGATGATCGAAGCGGGCGTGGGGGTCGGCGTGCTGCCGGCGTCTTCCGCGCAAAGGCTGTCGATGGCGATGCGCATCTCGACCGTGGCGCTCAGCGATGCCTGGGCCGAGCGCGAGCTGAAGCTGATCGCGCGTAACCGCGAGCAGTTGCCGGCCTCCGCGCGCGAGCTGTTCGACCACCTCGTCGCGCCGTAG
- a CDS encoding SDR family NAD(P)-dependent oxidoreductase, giving the protein MVEGKVVVVTGAGGGIGRDIALAMAAHGAKVVVNDIGAALDGAGGSAGPAQQVVDEIRAAGGQAVPNTDNVADAASVARIVQCAVDSFGRIDVVVNNAGILRDRFFHKMSADEWDSVLKVHLYGSYYVSRAAATHFKEQNSGALVHMTSTSGLIGNFGQANYSAAKLGIVALSKSIALDMQKFNVRSNCIAPFAWSRMIGAIPTDTDEQRARVDKIKQMTPAKVAPLAVYLASDAAGAVNGQIFSVRNNEISLISQPRPVRSIHRSEGWTPQSIAEHAMPAMRASFFPLDRSADVFSWDPV; this is encoded by the coding sequence ATGGTTGAAGGAAAAGTGGTCGTTGTCACGGGCGCGGGCGGCGGCATTGGGCGCGACATTGCGCTGGCCATGGCGGCCCATGGCGCGAAGGTGGTGGTCAACGACATCGGCGCCGCGCTCGACGGCGCTGGCGGAAGCGCCGGCCCCGCGCAGCAGGTGGTCGACGAGATTCGCGCGGCCGGCGGGCAGGCCGTGCCCAACACCGACAACGTGGCCGACGCCGCCAGCGTGGCGCGCATCGTGCAGTGCGCGGTCGACAGCTTCGGGCGCATCGATGTGGTGGTCAACAACGCAGGCATCCTGCGCGACCGCTTCTTTCACAAGATGTCGGCCGATGAGTGGGACTCGGTGCTCAAGGTGCACCTGTACGGCTCCTACTACGTGAGCCGCGCGGCAGCCACGCACTTCAAGGAGCAGAACTCGGGCGCGCTGGTGCACATGACATCGACCTCGGGCCTCATCGGCAACTTCGGCCAGGCCAACTACTCGGCCGCCAAGCTCGGCATCGTGGCGCTGTCGAAGTCGATTGCACTCGACATGCAGAAATTCAACGTGCGCTCCAACTGCATCGCACCTTTTGCCTGGAGCCGCATGATCGGCGCCATTCCCACCGACACCGACGAGCAGCGCGCCCGCGTCGACAAGATCAAGCAGATGACGCCAGCCAAGGTCGCGCCGCTTGCGGTGTACCTCGCGAGCGATGCGGCCGGCGCGGTCAACGGCCAGATCTTTTCGGTGCGCAACAACGAAATTTCGCTCATCAGCCAGCCGCGCCCGGTGCGCTCCATCCACCGCTCCGAGGGCTGGACGCCGCAGAGCATTGCCGAGCACGCCATGCCCGCGATGCGCGCCAGCTTCTTCCCGCTGGACCGCTCGGCCGACGTGTTCAGCTGGGACCCGGTCTGA